In Bacteroidota bacterium, a genomic segment contains:
- a CDS encoding MarR family transcriptional regulator — protein MENQNLPVGFIIGGMMKAMFRVLKRRTFELTETKLTIEQFGLLFNIKREGDDIIQKEMADIMGKDPSSMLRMIDSLEKKELIKRVVDTNDRRKNKILITEKGEKTIKQYLKIEMSLSNELINDIPASDLEAFHRVINHIKNKAEKM, from the coding sequence ATGGAAAACCAAAATTTGCCAGTCGGATTTATTATTGGCGGAATGATGAAAGCCATGTTCAGGGTGTTAAAAAGAAGAACTTTTGAATTGACTGAGACCAAGTTGACCATCGAACAATTTGGCTTGCTTTTTAACATAAAACGTGAAGGCGATGACATCATTCAAAAAGAAATGGCTGATATCATGGGAAAAGATCCTTCATCAATGTTAAGAATGATTGATTCTTTGGAGAAAAAAGAACTGATCAAAAGAGTTGTAGACACCAATGACCGGAGAAAAAACAAAATTTTGATCACCGAAAAGGGTGAAAAAACCATAAAACAATATTTAAAAATCGAGATGTCATTGAGTAATGAGTTAATTAATGACATTCCGGCCTCTGATCTGGAAGCCTTTCACAGGGTAATCAACCACATTAAGAACAAAGCAGAAAAAATGTAA
- a CDS encoding AIR synthase-related protein, which yields MKHLAINICAIGKCAKGKARKRNMAQTGDAICVTGYLGDSAGGLQVLLNKLTSSANHDYLLLRHHLPEPRLKEGLLLAGDPAVHAMMDISDGIASDLKHILKASGVSAKIQTELLPLSRQLIQTAKEQDWNALELAVGGGEDYELLFTVEENKFDSLNKKFQNELGKPIIKIGQILPGNPEILWFEGDKEIHLSRSGFNHFQ from the coding sequence ATGAAACATCTGGCCATTAATATCTGTGCAATAGGGAAATGTGCCAAGGGTAAGGCCCGCAAACGAAATATGGCCCAAACAGGCGATGCTATTTGCGTTACAGGTTATCTCGGCGATTCTGCAGGCGGACTGCAAGTTTTGCTAAATAAATTAACTTCGTCTGCCAACCACGATTATTTGCTTCTCAGGCATCACCTCCCTGAGCCCAGGCTTAAAGAGGGTCTGTTGCTTGCCGGCGATCCTGCAGTCCATGCCATGATGGACATTTCGGATGGCATTGCCTCCGACCTGAAACATATCCTAAAGGCTTCCGGCGTTTCGGCAAAAATCCAGACAGAGCTGTTGCCACTATCCAGACAATTGATTCAGACCGCCAAAGAACAGGACTGGAATGCCCTAGAACTTGCTGTTGGCGGAGGTGAAGATTATGAACTTTTATTTACCGTTGAAGAAAACAAATTTGATTCACTGAATAAAAAATTTCAAAACGAATTGGGCAAACCCATCATAAAAATAGGCCAAATCCTTCCCGGGAACCCGGAAATCCTGTGGTTTGAGGGAGATAAAGAAATTCATCTTTCACGTTCCGGCTTTAACCACTTTCAGTGA